One window from the genome of Cryptomeria japonica chromosome 6, Sugi_1.0, whole genome shotgun sequence encodes:
- the LOC131043026 gene encoding RPM1-interacting protein 4, protein MTTSSSDMRSLYVTKPRHRSQAGREGIEFVHNESPSSYHYRSAESPGRRKVGELHIHQYADHSTTDGGGSLKPTIVGSQRQGLHTNQENGGSHPVTREPHHHGQNRSPLRQHYQGRLGNKIEGASSSCERRSTVEGGTSSLSTPGRSKLRGANARTPETPDRIAPLPKFGDWNEKDPTSADDFTHIFNKKREEKLTGVSPVPAMPAGTPTKIRSHKPASVSQFKSLVRCCMAPRTFE, encoded by the exons ATGACAACTAGTAGTTCAGACATGAGAAGTCTCTATGTTACCAAGCCTCGGCATAGAAGTCAGGCTGGCAGGGAAGGTATTGAATTTGTACATAATGAATCTCCATCAAGTTATCATTATCGTAGTGCTGAATCTCCTGGTAGAAGAAAAGTAGGTGAACTGCATATTCACCAATATGCAGACCATAGCACTACTGATGGTGGTGGATCTTTGAAGCCAACAATTGTTGGTTCACAAAGGCAGGGACTACACACAAATCAGGAGAATGGTGGTTCTCATCCTGTTACTAGAGAGCCACATCATCATGGGCAGAATCGGTCACCATTACGTCAGCATTACCAAGGAAGACTGGGGAACAAAATTGAAGGAGCCTCATCATCATGTGAGAGGAGGAGTACAGTAGAGGGAGGGACCTCTTCACTATCAACACCTGGGAGGTCTAAGTTGCGTGGAGCAAATGCTCGAACTCCTGAAACT CCTGACAGAATCGCACCTCTGCCCAAATTTGGTGACTGGAATGAGAAGGATCCCACATCTGCAGATGATTTTACTCATATATTTAACAAGAAAAGGGAAGAGAAGCTTACAGGAGTTTCTCCAGTTCCAGCCATGCCAGCGGGGACTCCTACTAAAATTAGAAGTCATAAACCAGCGAGTGTTTCACAGTTCAAATCATTG GTGCGGTGTTGCATGGCACCAAGGACTTTTGAGTGA